The Nitrosospira lacus genome window below encodes:
- a CDS encoding neutral zinc metallopeptidase, with translation MKWEDHRQSDNVEDRRGSGMGGFGMGGRRIGIGTIVVALLGGWIFGIDPLTMLSVMSGGGGMIQEQGPAPAPPPGDTPAAFVSTVLADTEDVWTSVMQQGGGAYRAPRLVLFRGAVMTSCGQGSAAMGPFYCPEDQRIYIDLDFFDMLANRLGAGGDFAQAYVIAHEVGHHVQNLLGISGRVNSMRGRLPGKQANALSVRVELQADCYAGVWTHHSQRSKGWLEQGDIEEALNAAAQIGDDTLQRRAQGTTVPESFTHGTGSQRVDWFKRGLQSGDIAQCNTLEASRL, from the coding sequence ATGAAATGGGAAGACCACCGTCAAAGTGACAACGTCGAGGATCGCCGAGGCTCCGGTATGGGAGGTTTTGGCATGGGTGGGCGTCGCATCGGAATCGGCACCATTGTTGTGGCACTATTGGGCGGTTGGATATTTGGCATTGATCCGCTCACCATGCTTAGCGTCATGTCCGGTGGAGGCGGCATGATTCAGGAACAGGGCCCCGCGCCCGCGCCACCGCCCGGTGATACGCCCGCAGCCTTTGTTTCCACGGTACTGGCCGACACCGAGGACGTCTGGACAAGCGTGATGCAACAGGGTGGCGGCGCCTATCGCGCGCCCAGGCTTGTGCTGTTTCGTGGAGCCGTCATGACTTCCTGCGGGCAGGGGAGCGCAGCGATGGGGCCATTCTATTGTCCGGAGGATCAGAGAATCTATATCGACCTTGATTTCTTTGACATGCTGGCGAACCGGCTGGGAGCGGGCGGCGACTTCGCACAGGCTTATGTAATCGCGCACGAGGTCGGGCACCACGTTCAGAATCTTCTTGGCATTTCGGGGAGAGTGAACTCAATGCGCGGGCGCCTGCCTGGAAAACAGGCCAATGCATTGTCGGTTCGCGTCGAACTGCAAGCCGACTGTTATGCGGGAGTATGGACACATCATTCCCAGAGATCAAAGGGATGGCTGGAACAAGGCGATATCGAGGAGGCCCTGAATGCCGCTGCCCAGATTGGTGACGACACATTGCAGCGGAGGGCACAGGGCACCACAGTGCCCGAAAGTTTTACCCATGGCACAGGTAGCCAGCGTGTCGACTGGTTCAAGCGCGGTCTTCAAAGCGGAGATATCGCGCAATGCAATACGCTGGAAGCGAGTCGGTTGTAG
- a CDS encoding NAD(P)/FAD-dependent oxidoreductase, translating to MSGGSQNIEAIVAGGGPAGGICALALAHGGARVCLVHWDGYSTGGIELVSGRARRMIEQYCPGFFRQDNAGTGGVEVHETISLWGTSEPVALSAMFNPWGPGVAVERILFDQALRDLAAAAGVSVIADTKVTNIERRNDQWQLFLRSGEAECIPVCARFLVLATGRAAARFFDTSPRGESSRIALMAPLSPLCDVPDHALYIEARDNGWWYALPSGDGGHFAGFCTSRDEIKRRRASLREFFFGELRGTRLLAPLLGGPGAELNPHITGRVAGVRGFGKAAGSGWIAVGDAAYAPDPLSGMGIELAIESARLGAHALLGAMRETGKETGKRDVFVEYEDAIRECANQHDKVAARHYGSLTPVAPEIPLFNPHKY from the coding sequence ATGTCCGGAGGTAGCCAGAACATTGAGGCCATTGTCGCCGGAGGCGGGCCGGCTGGTGGAATATGTGCGCTTGCGCTCGCGCATGGAGGCGCGCGCGTATGCCTGGTGCATTGGGACGGCTACAGCACAGGCGGTATCGAGCTCGTGTCCGGCCGCGCGCGGCGCATGATTGAACAATATTGCCCCGGCTTTTTCCGGCAGGATAATGCCGGAACAGGAGGCGTGGAAGTCCATGAAACAATCTCGCTGTGGGGTACTTCCGAACCGGTTGCATTAAGCGCGATGTTTAATCCATGGGGTCCCGGTGTCGCGGTGGAGCGCATACTTTTTGATCAAGCGTTGCGCGATCTGGCTGCTGCTGCGGGTGTGTCGGTCATTGCGGACACCAAAGTTACGAATATCGAACGCCGCAACGACCAATGGCAGCTTTTCCTGCGCTCGGGGGAAGCCGAATGCATTCCGGTATGTGCCCGTTTTCTGGTTCTTGCGACCGGCCGTGCGGCGGCACGCTTTTTCGATACGTCACCGCGGGGCGAATCATCCCGGATTGCGCTGATGGCGCCATTAAGTCCGCTCTGCGATGTACCGGATCATGCGCTCTACATCGAGGCCAGGGATAACGGCTGGTGGTATGCGTTACCCAGCGGGGATGGCGGTCATTTTGCCGGCTTTTGCACCAGCCGGGATGAGATCAAGCGGCGGCGCGCATCCCTGCGGGAATTTTTTTTTGGAGAGCTTCGGGGTACGCGGCTGCTTGCTCCTCTACTCGGTGGTCCGGGAGCCGAACTTAACCCGCATATAACCGGGCGCGTGGCTGGTGTACGTGGATTCGGCAAGGCGGCTGGGAGCGGCTGGATTGCCGTCGGCGACGCGGCTTATGCGCCTGATCCCCTCAGCGGCATGGGAATCGAACTGGCGATAGAATCCGCGCGACTGGGTGCGCATGCATTGCTGGGGGCAATGCGGGAGACCGGAAAGGAGACAGGGAAGCGGGATGTATTTGTGGAGTATGAAGACGCAATACGCGAGTGCGCCAATCAACACGATAAAGTGGCAGCTCGCCATTATGGGAGCCTTACCCCCGTCGCCCCTGAAATACCCCTATTTAACCCGCATAAATATTAA
- a CDS encoding Dyp-type peroxidase yields MTDLPHADIQGFILRTYAMPVLRVFALKVAQAEAARQFLGKLVNGESEPQLATATDWTVKPSYCLNVGLTYNGLVALELPASSLASFPDEFAAGAAARAERVGDTGDSSPVHWKSQLASADLHILLFLFAETEGVLERITGQLRTGYSSRGAVAELSVHEGRSLPGNAAHFGYRDGFAQPTIDGGLPPLMPDVLPKAPAGEFLLGYPSQYSDFTYPVPTPAALGRNGSFMAFRILAQDCHGFEQFLTEAAHQTGFDRELIAAKLCGRWRNGVPLSLSPDSADERILLEQRNSFDYVPSDSMPDAYDDRRGYRCPLGSHIRRMNPRSSMVAGNSGLKHRIIRRGLPYGPPYDPANPGDGIERGLLGLFIGVSLKDQFEFLMSDWGNKGSFAPGLRDTRDPLIGDNSMPDATFLIPVKGRKRPIQLTGLSSFVTCHGAAYCFLPSATAIRHISNSSATSATSGVTTPHITDHRSGN; encoded by the coding sequence ATGACTGACTTGCCGCATGCAGACATCCAGGGTTTTATCCTTCGCACGTACGCGATGCCGGTACTGCGCGTATTTGCCTTGAAGGTTGCGCAAGCGGAAGCCGCAAGACAGTTTCTTGGCAAACTGGTGAATGGCGAGAGTGAGCCCCAGCTCGCCACCGCCACCGACTGGACGGTCAAGCCATCATACTGCCTGAATGTCGGGCTCACCTATAACGGCCTGGTTGCGCTTGAGCTTCCAGCTTCGTCACTTGCCTCATTCCCGGATGAATTCGCGGCCGGGGCGGCCGCCCGTGCCGAGCGGGTGGGTGATACCGGAGACAGCAGCCCTGTGCACTGGAAAAGCCAGCTCGCCAGCGCTGACCTCCATATCCTCCTATTCCTCTTCGCCGAAACGGAAGGCGTTCTGGAACGAATTACCGGCCAGCTTCGCACGGGTTATTCCAGCCGCGGGGCAGTGGCCGAACTCTCGGTGCACGAAGGCCGGAGCCTGCCGGGCAACGCGGCACACTTCGGCTACCGGGATGGCTTCGCCCAGCCCACCATAGACGGCGGCCTTCCACCGCTCATGCCGGATGTGCTGCCGAAAGCGCCGGCCGGAGAATTCCTGCTTGGATATCCCAGCCAGTACTCGGACTTCACCTATCCGGTGCCGACGCCCGCGGCATTGGGCCGGAATGGCAGCTTCATGGCATTTCGCATTCTGGCGCAGGACTGTCATGGCTTCGAGCAGTTTCTGACGGAAGCCGCCCATCAAACCGGATTTGACCGGGAATTGATAGCTGCCAAACTCTGCGGCCGCTGGCGTAATGGCGTTCCGCTTTCTCTTTCGCCTGATTCAGCGGACGAACGCATTCTTCTGGAGCAACGCAACAGCTTCGACTATGTGCCCAGCGATAGTATGCCCGATGCCTATGATGATCGCCGCGGCTATCGCTGTCCGCTGGGCTCGCATATCCGCCGCATGAATCCACGCAGCTCGATGGTGGCGGGAAACAGCGGTCTCAAGCACCGAATTATCCGCCGCGGCCTGCCATACGGCCCTCCCTACGACCCCGCCAATCCTGGCGATGGCATCGAACGTGGGCTGCTTGGCCTGTTCATCGGCGTAAGCCTTAAGGATCAGTTCGAGTTTCTGATGTCCGACTGGGGCAACAAGGGAAGCTTCGCACCCGGCCTGCGCGATACCCGGGACCCGCTCATTGGGGATAATTCAATGCCGGACGCAACTTTCCTGATCCCTGTCAAAGGCCGGAAGCGCCCCATCCAGCTTACCGGTCTTTCGAGTTTCGTTACCTGCCATGGCGCGGCCTATTGCTTTCTCCCCAGCGCTACCGCAATTCGCCATATTTCCAACTCATCCGCCACGTCCGCCACATCAGGCGTCACCACCCCTCATATCACAGATCACCGCTCAGGGAATTGA
- a CDS encoding YceI family protein, whose product MSRIILVSSFLLFSTAASAAPESYTLNPEHTYPHFAVSHMGFSTTHGRFNKTSGKFMLDQAAKTGTLELTIETASIDTGLPKRDDHLRSADFFNTAEFPKAIYKSTAVRFKDDKPASVEGNLTLLGVTKPVTLTITAFRCGINPIDKRTMCGADATANLKRSDFGMIYSLPGVGDDIKLTIEAEAYKD is encoded by the coding sequence ATGTCCCGTATCATATTGGTTTCATCCTTCCTCCTTTTTAGCACTGCCGCATCCGCCGCACCTGAAAGCTATACCCTTAATCCGGAGCACACCTATCCCCACTTCGCTGTCAGCCACATGGGGTTTTCCACCACTCATGGACGTTTCAACAAAACCAGCGGCAAATTCATGCTCGATCAAGCCGCCAAAACCGGGACGCTCGAGCTGACTATCGAGACCGCTTCAATTGACACCGGTTTACCCAAACGGGACGATCATCTACGCTCCGCGGATTTTTTCAACACTGCGGAATTTCCCAAAGCAATCTACAAATCCACCGCCGTGAGATTCAAGGACGACAAACCCGCGTCGGTTGAAGGAAATCTCACGTTACTGGGTGTCACCAAACCCGTGACGCTCACCATCACCGCGTTTAGATGCGGCATAAATCCCATAGACAAAAGGACAATGTGCGGCGCGGATGCCACGGCGAATTTGAAACGATCGGATTTCGGCATGATCTATTCCCTCCCGGGCGTCGGTGACGACATCAAACTTACGATCGAAGCGGAAGCGTACAAAGATTGA
- a CDS encoding phage protein NinX family protein, protein MKVSELKDELLDYWVAKANDLADVHVIDSHCLIHHVRWEPSVDWSQGGPIIEREGINLSHSLEPDSEHCTAYMRSGRHRQKGLTPLIAAMRCYVDSKFGEEVTD, encoded by the coding sequence ATGAAGGTATCCGAGCTGAAAGATGAATTGCTCGACTATTGGGTAGCAAAGGCAAACGACCTGGCAGATGTGCACGTGATCGATTCGCATTGCCTCATTCATCACGTCCGCTGGGAACCATCGGTTGACTGGTCTCAAGGCGGGCCGATTATAGAAAGGGAAGGAATAAACCTCAGTCATAGCCTGGAACCGGACTCAGAGCACTGCACCGCTTATATGAGATCGGGCAGACACCGGCAAAAAGGATTAACCCCCCTGATTGCCGCCATGCGCTGCTACGTCGACTCGAAATTTGGTGAGGAAGTCACCGATTAA
- a CDS encoding phospholipase D-like domain-containing protein → MVKAKLKEHPREAMSATRVLAAQAFSRAAGAPLVHGNSIRLLKDGGENYSAWLDAIDSAEEAVYFENYIIYDDKIGQRFADAFIAKAKEGVRVRVLYDWMGSFPQASGGFWRRLSEGGVEIRCFNPPRLDSPLGWVSRLHRKSLCVDNRVAFISGLCVGQMWAGYPERKIPPWRDTGVEVCGPVVADVVQAFFRAWAETGPELPADELPDRDSIPAAGLVDLRVLASITATAGLYRLEQLITVLAQKTLWLTDAYFVGTTSYVQALRGAAMDDVDVRLLVPGSNGDLRFLRPVSRAGYRPLLEAGVRVFEWNGSMLHAKTAVADGRWSRVGSSNLNIASWLGNWELDVAVENPGFAHEMEQMYLRDLDNATEIVLGKKNRVRPVAIPQSPALPPVLSGGLGRRRSGSASQLTAGAIRVSNTVGAALTNRLVLGAAEAKIMMSGGVILLGMAALASVEPLLVTVPFVLFASWIGIALLIQAYHLHKSTDNGTASDSVDDRIEPFISHDEPSDESLLEPPGGQARNRHSPKAFFGKSRNYKSVD, encoded by the coding sequence ATGGTCAAGGCAAAGCTTAAGGAACATCCTCGCGAAGCAATGTCGGCAACGCGAGTTCTGGCCGCGCAAGCCTTCTCGCGCGCGGCCGGAGCCCCGCTCGTTCATGGAAACAGCATCCGCCTTCTGAAGGATGGAGGCGAAAACTATTCCGCATGGCTTGATGCGATTGACTCAGCCGAAGAAGCCGTCTATTTCGAGAACTATATTATCTACGACGATAAAATCGGCCAGCGGTTTGCCGACGCATTTATTGCCAAGGCGAAAGAAGGGGTCAGGGTAAGAGTGCTTTACGACTGGATGGGATCGTTCCCGCAAGCATCCGGCGGCTTCTGGCGGCGCTTGAGCGAGGGAGGAGTGGAGATCCGATGTTTCAATCCACCGCGCCTGGATAGTCCGCTGGGCTGGGTGAGCCGGCTCCACCGGAAATCCCTTTGTGTGGATAATCGTGTCGCATTTATCAGCGGGTTATGCGTGGGCCAAATGTGGGCGGGTTATCCGGAACGCAAGATACCGCCCTGGCGAGACACGGGCGTCGAGGTATGCGGCCCGGTGGTGGCCGACGTGGTACAGGCATTTTTTCGTGCCTGGGCCGAAACCGGACCGGAATTACCAGCGGACGAACTGCCGGACCGGGACTCGATCCCCGCAGCTGGTTTAGTTGATTTAAGGGTGCTGGCCAGCATCACGGCAACAGCGGGACTGTACCGCCTCGAACAATTGATCACGGTTCTGGCACAAAAAACACTCTGGCTTACCGATGCCTATTTCGTCGGCACCACAAGCTACGTGCAAGCGCTGAGAGGCGCGGCAATGGATGACGTGGATGTCCGGCTACTGGTTCCGGGATCGAACGGCGACCTGAGATTCCTGCGGCCGGTCTCGCGTGCCGGTTACCGTCCACTGCTGGAAGCCGGAGTACGCGTATTCGAATGGAATGGATCGATGCTGCATGCCAAAACAGCCGTGGCCGATGGCCGCTGGTCGCGCGTGGGATCAAGCAATCTCAATATCGCCAGTTGGCTCGGCAATTGGGAATTGGATGTGGCGGTGGAAAACCCTGGGTTCGCGCACGAGATGGAGCAAATGTATTTAAGAGATCTGGACAATGCGACAGAGATCGTGCTCGGTAAAAAGAACCGTGTCCGGCCGGTAGCGATACCTCAATCACCTGCGCTTCCTCCTGTCTTGAGCGGTGGCCTGGGTAGACGCAGGAGCGGCAGCGCGAGTCAATTGACAGCAGGCGCCATCCGCGTCAGCAACACTGTCGGGGCCGCCCTCACCAACCGGCTCGTCCTCGGCGCGGCCGAGGCGAAAATCATGATGTCCGGCGGCGTTATACTGTTAGGCATGGCTGCGCTCGCATCGGTGGAGCCGTTGCTGGTGACAGTCCCTTTTGTGCTGTTCGCCAGCTGGATTGGTATTGCGCTGCTGATCCAGGCCTACCATTTGCATAAAAGTACGGACAATGGCACGGCATCCGATAGCGTCGATGACAGAATCGAGCCATTCATATCGCACGACGAACCCTCTGATGAATCGCTACTTGAGCCACCCGGCGGGCAAGCCAGGAACCGGCACTCCCCCAAGGCATTCTTCGGCAAATCCCGCAACTACAAATCGGTTGACTAG
- a CDS encoding SagB/ThcOx family dehydrogenase codes for MTQSETDPDTERWQALLEYHERSKHRINRYAPGPGTLDWASQPNPFREFRDAPRVKLPLAVDTLGTRYNDIRRGQLPAPGNFNVNNLAILFELSLGLSAWKSYAGSRWALRCNPSSGNLHPTEGYMLCPPLEGLPAGVYHYLSRDHVLEQRTVVDSPGWAEAFAGGGILIGLTSICWREAWKYGMRAWRYCQHDCGHAIAAVSYAAAALGWQTRLVFSAGDNEIAALLGLHHPMDTGSATASAEPEAADALLWIGDPDMQPDLGHLLQALPKNGNHAEWYGYANLLSRVHVPWPEIDSIHRATHKAHTPPVHESRYSAQPCPAHIPPKGEPAADLGFSRIARQRRSATSFDGTTHIAASAFFNMLECLGPSCSGPPWNSLASSQGMVHPVFLVHRVIDLKPGLYIFLRDPAIQQDMKRAMRADWLWQKTGPDHLPLYRLLVHDLRDVAKSICCHQSIAADSCFALGMLTRFSIAANEPWRYRHLFWECGMLGQVLYLEAEAAGIRATGIGCFFDDEMHALLGIENHCWQSLYHFTVGGPIEDPRLMTLPPYDTRN; via the coding sequence ATGACCCAATCAGAGACCGACCCGGATACCGAGCGATGGCAAGCATTGCTTGAATATCATGAACGCAGCAAGCACCGCATCAATCGATATGCACCCGGTCCTGGTACACTCGATTGGGCAAGCCAACCAAATCCATTCCGGGAATTTCGCGATGCGCCGCGGGTCAAGCTTCCTTTGGCGGTGGATACCCTTGGCACCCGATACAACGACATACGCCGCGGTCAATTGCCAGCTCCAGGCAATTTCAATGTCAACAACCTTGCAATTCTCTTCGAACTCTCGCTCGGTCTCTCGGCATGGAAGTCATATGCCGGCAGCAGATGGGCGCTGCGTTGCAATCCTTCGAGCGGAAACCTGCATCCTACGGAGGGCTATATGCTATGCCCGCCCCTGGAAGGCTTACCGGCAGGTGTCTATCACTACTTGAGCCGCGATCATGTGCTTGAACAACGTACCGTAGTCGATAGTCCAGGATGGGCAGAGGCCTTTGCGGGTGGTGGCATCCTGATTGGCCTGACTTCGATCTGCTGGCGGGAAGCATGGAAGTATGGCATGCGTGCCTGGCGGTATTGCCAGCACGACTGCGGTCATGCCATCGCCGCAGTGAGCTACGCGGCGGCGGCCCTTGGATGGCAGACCCGGCTGGTTTTTTCAGCGGGGGACAATGAGATAGCTGCTTTGCTGGGACTGCACCATCCTATGGATACCGGGTCTGCCACCGCATCCGCCGAACCGGAAGCAGCCGATGCCCTGCTCTGGATCGGTGATCCTGATATGCAGCCTGATCTGGGACATCTGCTGCAAGCCTTGCCGAAAAATGGGAATCATGCCGAATGGTATGGATATGCCAATCTATTGAGCAGAGTCCATGTGCCATGGCCGGAAATCGATTCGATTCATCGTGCAACACACAAGGCTCATACTCCACCTGTACATGAATCGCGTTACTCTGCGCAGCCCTGCCCTGCCCATATCCCGCCAAAAGGCGAGCCTGCCGCCGACCTGGGTTTCTCCCGGATTGCGCGGCAACGCCGTAGCGCGACATCCTTCGACGGCACCACGCATATTGCCGCTTCAGCTTTTTTCAACATGCTGGAGTGCCTGGGGCCAAGCTGTTCGGGGCCGCCATGGAATTCGCTGGCGTCATCCCAGGGCATGGTGCACCCAGTCTTTTTGGTACACCGGGTGATTGACCTCAAACCGGGACTTTATATATTCCTGAGAGATCCGGCGATCCAGCAGGACATGAAGCGAGCCATGCGCGCCGACTGGCTGTGGCAGAAAACCGGCCCGGACCATCTGCCCCTCTATAGGCTGCTCGTTCACGATCTGCGCGATGTCGCAAAGTCGATCTGCTGTCACCAGAGCATCGCGGCCGACTCATGTTTTGCACTAGGAATGCTGACACGGTTCTCAATCGCGGCGAATGAACCCTGGCGTTACCGTCACCTTTTCTGGGAGTGCGGCATGCTCGGTCAGGTGCTTTATCTCGAAGCCGAAGCAGCCGGCATACGCGCCACTGGCATCGGCTGTTTTTTCGATGATGAAATGCACGCGCTGCTTGGAATCGAAAACCACTGCTGGCAGAGCCTGTATCACTTCACGGTGGGCGGGCCAATTGAAGACCCCCGCCTGATGACCCTGCCTCCATACGATACCCGAAACTGA
- a CDS encoding EAL domain-containing protein, with protein MRNRPSWLIVLLYTAFSLLWLVVAGYLISLTVDDPILRSRAYIAKELALVVMSSGLFYLLLKRERVRVRANPAGLMDANLDSGHFWSNRLLLMFAALAMVAPLISIGIIKVYGPEIERKAYADLQTIVDLKAEQVELWLTERHSDAEAIAVSQALIERVANMRHKMDPHLHQLIRNRLEAVQKAYSYESVLLMNTEGRPLLTLGEQYELPAVTQALLPAALRTKQIQSSDLFLDENGIARLDIVVPLVPEAISQQAVAVVVLRANLERFLLPLVGKWPVNSLSAETLLVRRQGKTITYLNSRRHQEGLGQRATASSHSVIASKDLPAAAAAREQHGGTAYGIDYRGEAVLAAYRPMTGTGWHLISKIDRSEVLTYLWTLVYWVGIIILLAIAAVSGAVWLLWRQQRRAHQLALLVHTAEQDKLLKYFYELPFIGMAIISPDSKRWLRFNDRLCEILGYSREELAVKNWVEMTHPEDIEKDLIEFEKVKRGESEGYTRNKRYIREDGSIVLANINVKCVRRNDGKVDYFVAMFRDITEQERRKSEALAVQNQLQATLDAIPDLLFELDLNGRCHDYHSARTDLPAAPVEDLLGKKISDILPSSAVDIIVSALLEAREKGLSSGKQLELEFAQGKLWFELSVSRKHVDPGHDPRFIVLARDITERKASERRILNLAHYDSLTGLPNRALLADRMRVAIKHAERQSTRLAVLFVDLDRFKPINDSLGHDIGDQLLKAAAQRMQTSVRSVDTVSRVGGDEFVVLLSQIGATEDAARVADKLITGLSQPYGVEGHELQVTASVGICIYPDNGTQPNVLLRNADASMYSAKEAGRNRYQFYSDDMTARAIERLSLEHDLRGAAQRGEIFMVYQPQIELATNRIIGAEVLMRWRHPTQGLIAPARFIPIAEDSGLILVIGEWILVDACRQAQQWRDRGLLDASISVNVSAIQFRQNDFVRVVQRAINVSGISPDHLELELTESVVMQGIHSTEQKLQELEALGVKVAIDDFGTGYSSLSYLRQFTVDRLKIDQSFVRDLPGNIDAEAIAAAIVAMGLSLGLRIIAEGVETEAQAEFLQRILCKEGQGYLYARPMEAKEFEAWVAAWKQRIQNKS; from the coding sequence ATGAGGAATCGTCCCTCGTGGCTGATCGTTTTGCTCTATACCGCCTTTTCCTTACTTTGGCTGGTAGTCGCCGGCTATCTGATTTCTCTCACCGTTGACGATCCAATCCTGCGGAGTCGTGCCTACATAGCGAAAGAACTGGCTCTTGTTGTAATGAGCAGCGGTCTGTTTTATCTCCTGCTCAAGCGGGAGCGGGTGCGGGTGCGGGCAAACCCCGCCGGCCTGATGGATGCAAACCTGGATTCAGGTCATTTCTGGTCGAATCGATTACTGCTCATGTTTGCCGCTCTGGCGATGGTGGCCCCCTTGATAAGTATCGGCATCATCAAGGTATATGGTCCGGAAATAGAACGCAAAGCCTACGCTGATCTACAAACGATCGTTGACCTCAAGGCGGAACAGGTCGAGCTTTGGTTGACGGAGCGGCACAGTGATGCGGAAGCCATAGCGGTGAGCCAGGCGCTTATTGAGCGGGTCGCGAATATGCGCCACAAAATGGATCCGCACCTGCACCAGCTCATCCGCAACCGGCTGGAGGCTGTTCAGAAAGCCTATAGCTACGAGTCTGTGCTGCTGATGAACACGGAAGGCCGCCCTCTACTGACGCTAGGCGAACAATATGAACTCCCGGCCGTTACCCAGGCGTTGCTGCCCGCCGCGTTGCGGACAAAACAGATACAGAGCAGCGATCTGTTCCTGGACGAAAACGGAATAGCCCGGCTGGATATTGTAGTGCCGCTGGTTCCCGAGGCAATCAGCCAGCAAGCTGTAGCCGTTGTGGTTTTGCGCGCGAATCTCGAGCGATTCCTGCTCCCTCTTGTCGGAAAATGGCCGGTTAACAGCCTCAGCGCGGAAACCCTGCTGGTACGCCGGCAAGGGAAAACCATTACTTATCTTAATAGCAGGCGCCACCAGGAAGGCCTTGGCCAGCGGGCCACCGCTTCCAGCCACTCGGTGATCGCCAGCAAAGACCTGCCGGCGGCCGCTGCCGCGCGCGAGCAGCACGGTGGCACGGCTTATGGAATCGACTACCGCGGGGAAGCGGTCCTGGCCGCGTACCGGCCTATGACAGGCACCGGCTGGCACCTGATATCCAAGATCGACCGCAGCGAAGTGCTGACATATCTCTGGACCCTGGTTTACTGGGTCGGCATAATCATTTTACTGGCCATTGCCGCGGTAAGTGGAGCGGTATGGCTGTTATGGCGCCAGCAGCGGCGCGCTCACCAGCTGGCGTTGCTCGTCCATACCGCGGAGCAGGACAAGCTTCTCAAGTATTTTTATGAGTTGCCATTCATCGGCATGGCAATTATCTCCCCCGATAGCAAGCGCTGGCTGCGGTTCAACGACCGGTTATGCGAGATTCTCGGTTATTCGCGCGAAGAACTTGCCGTCAAGAACTGGGTAGAGATGACGCACCCCGAGGATATCGAAAAAGATCTCATTGAATTCGAGAAAGTCAAACGCGGGGAATCGGAAGGTTACACGAGGAACAAGCGCTACATCCGCGAGGATGGCTCGATTGTCCTTGCGAACATAAATGTCAAATGCGTGCGCAGGAACGATGGCAAGGTGGATTACTTCGTCGCCATGTTCCGCGACATCACCGAGCAAGAGCGCCGGAAATCTGAAGCCCTGGCGGTACAGAACCAGCTGCAAGCCACACTGGACGCCATACCCGACCTGCTGTTCGAGCTCGATCTGAATGGACGCTGTCACGACTATCATTCCGCACGCACCGATTTGCCGGCCGCGCCTGTTGAAGATCTGCTCGGGAAAAAAATTTCTGACATCCTTCCCTCCAGCGCAGTGGATATTATTGTATCGGCATTGCTGGAAGCCCGGGAAAAGGGCCTGTCGTCCGGCAAACAACTGGAACTGGAATTTGCCCAAGGCAAGCTGTGGTTTGAGCTTTCGGTTTCCCGCAAGCATGTTGATCCCGGTCACGACCCGCGTTTCATTGTCCTGGCGCGCGATATCACCGAACGCAAGGCGTCGGAACGGCGTATCCTGAATCTCGCACACTACGACTCGCTCACCGGGCTTCCCAACCGCGCACTACTCGCAGACCGCATGCGGGTTGCGATAAAGCACGCCGAACGGCAATCCACCCGTCTCGCTGTATTGTTCGTCGACCTTGATCGATTCAAGCCGATCAATGATTCGCTGGGACATGATATTGGTGATCAATTGTTGAAGGCGGCTGCGCAACGCATGCAAACGTCAGTGCGCAGCGTTGACACTGTAAGCCGAGTGGGTGGCGACGAGTTTGTTGTTCTCTTGAGCCAAATCGGGGCGACGGAGGATGCCGCGCGTGTGGCCGATAAGCTTATCACAGGTCTATCGCAGCCGTATGGAGTCGAGGGACATGAACTGCAGGTGACTGCGAGTGTCGGGATCTGCATCTATCCGGATAACGGGACGCAGCCGAATGTCCTGCTCCGCAACGCGGACGCCTCGATGTACAGCGCCAAGGAAGCGGGTCGGAACCGGTATCAGTTCTATTCCGACGACATGACAGCGCGGGCAATAGAACGTCTCAGTCTTGAACACGATCTGCGCGGAGCCGCCCAGCGCGGAGAAATTTTTATGGTGTATCAGCCCCAGATCGAACTTGCAACCAACCGCATCATCGGTGCGGAGGTACTGATGCGCTGGCGGCACCCGACGCAGGGATTGATCGCACCGGCGCGCTTTATCCCTATCGCGGAAGACAGCGGACTGATTCTCGTGATCGGGGAATGGATACTGGTTGATGCTTGCCGGCAAGCGCAACAGTGGCGCGACCGTGGCCTCCTTGATGCAAGCATCTCAGTGAATGTTTCGGCGATCCAGTTTCGCCAAAACGACTTCGTGAGAGTCGTGCAGCGCGCAATTAATGTATCTGGCATATCCCCAGACCACTTGGAACTCGAACTCACCGAAAGCGTGGTAATGCAGGGTATCCACTCAACGGAGCAGAAGTTGCAGGAATTGGAGGCCTTGGGGGTAAAGGTGGCAATCGACGATTTTGGTACCGGCTACTCAAGTCTCTCATATTTGCGGCAGTTCACAGTGGACCGTCTCAAGATCGATCAGTCCTTTGTGCGTGACCTGCCGGGAAATATCGATGCTGAAGCCATCGCAGCCGCCATTGTGGCGATGGGACTCAGCCTCGGCTTGCGTATCATCGCCGAAGGTGTGGAGACTGAAGCGCAGGCGGAATTTCTACAGAGGATTCTATGCAAGGAAGGTCAGGGCTATCTGTATGCCCGCCCCATGGAAGCGAAGGAGTTTGAAGCATGGGTTGCGGCATGGAAACAACGCATACAAAACAAATCCTGA